One genomic segment of Strix aluco isolate bStrAlu1 chromosome 7, bStrAlu1.hap1, whole genome shotgun sequence includes these proteins:
- the CCSER2 gene encoding serine-rich coiled-coil domain-containing protein 2 isoform X4 — protein MEEKNQIRTSLVSRLPKYGTKTLGSVLQPMPNGTAVSLAGNNGGKNFGKHNGTVRMSSFSFNWKKSNQYQLHDQNGKETNSKHNSNEKLIDSEKYSQGALGNDVLRVGLNNTASVASKAAKQTNMFVSSTEELNPKSLPGLSSSAKFAKGTLSGRTSYSGLSAPKSHLNGFYGNRPVVGLQRPRANSSATRTSSGESLAQSTDNSKAFSCEKMVRSQSFSHSIQNSFLPTASLTRSHSFNKAVDLTGPYHSQNLAARTSQRSTLLSRNARQLDVPNGNEPMKYGFTRPYSGMSAPCSKKPPLSNGSGSAPSFGYRLSRPSLLKPTRQRFAGNIIVDGSKSTTSDTCIVENSEISTNINRAIEKNSIIESNAQRTESDESLHESVGKHGSKVMCMSDDGDEISISSLSSSEKNDLSEDFSDDFIDIEDPNRTIQIQQKESCLQELEHGSITSIEPFSSFKGSEGSCCNADDWLDINVSAVDDNSESTKHTAENVISPEMNYRAGSSFELSPSDSSDGTYMWDEEGLEPIGSVHPCGSYESSEMNSIDILNNLDSCDLEDDDLMLDVDLPEDSPHDKEECENMSRYDRQDRNARQHQEGFWKRAPQQRWNTQDHYHLGHTDHYIHGKNDLNRGSNYLESPIGHFESYGAPNFYQAPRQLVGLPENTVMLDEMTLRHMVQDCTAVKTQLLKLKRLLHQNDENVSLQDIPLSVPSSPEPQEPESTFKMDDLLNEIRQLKDELKKKDETINQLEHQLATRCNCQKDSQKPTGATCAYADKFTQTSWRRSSGGYSAPSFSPWQGSFQGIPRTVPPHRRQTSSTTAFQQPSQFHRPRPGKTNKNATYRGPQ, from the exons atggaagaaaaaaatcaaatcaggaCATCCTTGGTTTCCAGGCTACCGAAATATGGAACGAAAACTTTAGGAAGTGTTTTGCAACCTATGCCAAATGGGACAGCTGTTAGTTTAGCAGGGAATAATGGTGGCAAAAATTTCGGCAAGCACAATGGCACTGTTCGcatgtcttccttttctttcaactGGAAAAAATCAAATCAATATCAACTTCATGATCAAAATGGGAAAGAGACCAACTCTAAACATAACtctaatgaaaaattaattgattcTGAGAAGTATTCTCAAGGAGCATTGGGTAATGATGTGCTCAGGGTGGGTTTGAACAATACTGCTTCAGTtgcatcaaaagcagcaaagcaaaccaaTATGTTTGTATCTTCTACTGAGGAATTAAACCCAAAGTCTTTGCCTGGACTTTCTAGTTCAGCAAAATTCGCCAAAGGTACCCTGTCAGGAAGGACCTCATACTCTGGACTCAGTGCTCCAAAATCACATTTAAATGGGTTTTATGGAAATAGGCCAGTGGTAGGTTTGCAGAGACCTAGAGCTAATTCCAGTGCCACAAGGACAAGTTCAGGAGAAAGCCTGGCACAATCTACAGACAATAGCAAggctttttcctgtgaaaaaatgGTAAGATCACAAAGTTTTTCACATTCCATTCAGAATTCTTTCCTTCCCACTGCATCTTTAACCAGGTCACATTCCTTTAATAAAGCTGTGGATCTTACAGGGCCTTACCATAGTCAAAACCTAGCTGCCAGGACAtctcagaggtcgactttgttgTCAAGAAATGCTCGTCAGTTGGATGTACCCAATGGAAATGAACCTATGAAGTATGGATTTACCAGGCCCTACTCTGGTATGTCGGCTCCTTGTTCAAAGAAGCCCCCACTGTCAAATGGATCTGGGTCAGCCCCTTCTTTTGGATATAGATTAAGTCGGCCTTCTCTGCTGAAGCCTACCAGGCAGCGATTTGCTGGAAATATCATTGTGGATGGCAGCAAAAGTACAACTTCTGACACGTGCATTGTGGAGAACTCTGAAATTTCAACAAATATTAATAGAGCAATTGAGAAAAACAGTATTATAGAGAGCAATGCTCAAAGAACAGAATCTGATGAGAGCCTACATGAAAGTGTGGGAAAACATGGGTCAAAAGTCATGTGTATGAGTGATGATGGAGATGAAATATCTATATCTTCTTTGTCATCCTCTGAAAAAAATGATTTGAGTGAAGACTTCAGTGATGATTTCATAGATATAGAAGACCCAAACAGAACTATACAAATACAGCAAAAGGAGAGCTGCCTTCAAGAATTGGAGCATGGGAGTATAACATCGATTGAGCCGTTCAGTTCTTTCAAGGGAAGTGAAGGATCTTGCTGTAATGCTGACGACTGGCTTGATATAAACGTGTCTG CAGTGGATGACAACAGTGAAAGCACAAAGCATACTGCCGAGAACGTGATTTCTCCGGAGATGAATTACAGAGCTGGGTCCTCTTTTGAGCTTTCCCCATCTGACAGCTCTGATGGCACGTATATGTGGGATGAAGAAGGGTTGGAACCTATTGGAAGTGTCCATCCCTGTGGAAGTTACGAATCTTCAGAAATGAACAGCATA gatATCTTGAATAATCTTGATTCATGTGATCTTGAAGATGATGATCTTATGCTTGATGTGGACCTGCCTGAGGACTCACCTCATGACAAAG AGGAGTGTGAAAATATGAGCCGTTATGATAGACAAGACAGAAATGCTAGGCAACATCAGGAAGGATTCTGGAAAAGAGCACCACAGCAGCGATGGAATACACAGGATCACTATCATCTTGGCCATACTGATCACTATATCCATGGTAAAAATGATTTGAACAG ggGATCAAACTACCTAGAATCTCCTATTGGTCACTTTGAAAGCTATGGAGCACCAAATTTTTACCAGGCTCCTAGACAACTGGTGGGTTTACCGGAGAATACTGTGATGCTTGATGAAATGACACTTCGGCACATGGTCCAAGACTGCACGGCTGTAAAAACTCAGTTACTGAAACTGAAGAGATTACTGCACCAG AATGATGAAAACGTGTCACTCCAGGACATCCCACTCTCAGTTCCATCAAGTCCAGAACCACAAGAACCTGAGTCAACTTTTAAG ATGGATGATCTGCTGAATGAGATCAGGCAGCTTAAAGATGAActgaagaaaaaggatgaaacaatCAACCAATTAGAGCATCAACTT GCCACTAGATGTAACTGCCAGAAAGACAGTCAAAAACCTACAGGGGCAACGTGCGCATATGCTGATAAATTTACGCAAACCTCCTGGAGGAGGAGTTCT
- the CCSER2 gene encoding serine-rich coiled-coil domain-containing protein 2 isoform X3, which yields MEEKNQIRTSLVSRLPKYGTKTLGSVLQPMPNGTAVSLAGNNGGKNFGKHNGTVRMSSFSFNWKKSNQYQLHDQNGKETNSKHNSNEKLIDSEKYSQGALGNDVLRVGLNNTASVASKAAKQTNMFVSSTEELNPKSLPGLSSSAKFAKGTLSGRTSYSGLSAPKSHLNGFYGNRPVVGLQRPRANSSATRTSSGESLAQSTDNSKAFSCEKMVRSQSFSHSIQNSFLPTASLTRSHSFNKAVDLTGPYHSQNLAARTSQRSTLLSRNARQLDVPNGNEPMKYGFTRPYSGMSAPCSKKPPLSNGSGSAPSFGYRLSRPSLLKPTRQRFAGNIIVDGSKSTTSDTCIVENSEISTNINRAIEKNSIIESNAQRTESDESLHESVGKHGSKVMCMSDDGDEISISSLSSSEKNDLSEDFSDDFIDIEDPNRTIQIQQKESCLQELEHGSITSIEPFSSFKGSEGSCCNADDWLDINVSAVDDNSESTKHTAENVISPEMNYRAGSSFELSPSDSSDGTYMWDEEGLEPIGSVHPCGSYESSEMNSIDILNNLDSCDLEDDDLMLDVDLPEDSPHDKEECENMSRYDRQDRNARQHQEGFWKRAPQQRWNTQDHYHLGHTDHYIHGKNDLNRGSNYLESPIGHFESYGAPNFYQAPRQLVGLPENTVMLDEMTLRHMVQDCTAVKTQLLKLKRLLHQNDENVSLQDIPLSVPSSPEPQEPESTFKMDDLLNEIRQLKDELKKKDETINQLEHQLATRCNCQKDSQKPTGATCAYADKFTQTSWRRSSGGYSAPSFSPWQGSFQGIPRTVPPHRRQRVEKLVHYFCDKACLKYYSLPAAFPVPQTSPREN from the exons atggaagaaaaaaatcaaatcaggaCATCCTTGGTTTCCAGGCTACCGAAATATGGAACGAAAACTTTAGGAAGTGTTTTGCAACCTATGCCAAATGGGACAGCTGTTAGTTTAGCAGGGAATAATGGTGGCAAAAATTTCGGCAAGCACAATGGCACTGTTCGcatgtcttccttttctttcaactGGAAAAAATCAAATCAATATCAACTTCATGATCAAAATGGGAAAGAGACCAACTCTAAACATAACtctaatgaaaaattaattgattcTGAGAAGTATTCTCAAGGAGCATTGGGTAATGATGTGCTCAGGGTGGGTTTGAACAATACTGCTTCAGTtgcatcaaaagcagcaaagcaaaccaaTATGTTTGTATCTTCTACTGAGGAATTAAACCCAAAGTCTTTGCCTGGACTTTCTAGTTCAGCAAAATTCGCCAAAGGTACCCTGTCAGGAAGGACCTCATACTCTGGACTCAGTGCTCCAAAATCACATTTAAATGGGTTTTATGGAAATAGGCCAGTGGTAGGTTTGCAGAGACCTAGAGCTAATTCCAGTGCCACAAGGACAAGTTCAGGAGAAAGCCTGGCACAATCTACAGACAATAGCAAggctttttcctgtgaaaaaatgGTAAGATCACAAAGTTTTTCACATTCCATTCAGAATTCTTTCCTTCCCACTGCATCTTTAACCAGGTCACATTCCTTTAATAAAGCTGTGGATCTTACAGGGCCTTACCATAGTCAAAACCTAGCTGCCAGGACAtctcagaggtcgactttgttgTCAAGAAATGCTCGTCAGTTGGATGTACCCAATGGAAATGAACCTATGAAGTATGGATTTACCAGGCCCTACTCTGGTATGTCGGCTCCTTGTTCAAAGAAGCCCCCACTGTCAAATGGATCTGGGTCAGCCCCTTCTTTTGGATATAGATTAAGTCGGCCTTCTCTGCTGAAGCCTACCAGGCAGCGATTTGCTGGAAATATCATTGTGGATGGCAGCAAAAGTACAACTTCTGACACGTGCATTGTGGAGAACTCTGAAATTTCAACAAATATTAATAGAGCAATTGAGAAAAACAGTATTATAGAGAGCAATGCTCAAAGAACAGAATCTGATGAGAGCCTACATGAAAGTGTGGGAAAACATGGGTCAAAAGTCATGTGTATGAGTGATGATGGAGATGAAATATCTATATCTTCTTTGTCATCCTCTGAAAAAAATGATTTGAGTGAAGACTTCAGTGATGATTTCATAGATATAGAAGACCCAAACAGAACTATACAAATACAGCAAAAGGAGAGCTGCCTTCAAGAATTGGAGCATGGGAGTATAACATCGATTGAGCCGTTCAGTTCTTTCAAGGGAAGTGAAGGATCTTGCTGTAATGCTGACGACTGGCTTGATATAAACGTGTCTG CAGTGGATGACAACAGTGAAAGCACAAAGCATACTGCCGAGAACGTGATTTCTCCGGAGATGAATTACAGAGCTGGGTCCTCTTTTGAGCTTTCCCCATCTGACAGCTCTGATGGCACGTATATGTGGGATGAAGAAGGGTTGGAACCTATTGGAAGTGTCCATCCCTGTGGAAGTTACGAATCTTCAGAAATGAACAGCATA gatATCTTGAATAATCTTGATTCATGTGATCTTGAAGATGATGATCTTATGCTTGATGTGGACCTGCCTGAGGACTCACCTCATGACAAAG AGGAGTGTGAAAATATGAGCCGTTATGATAGACAAGACAGAAATGCTAGGCAACATCAGGAAGGATTCTGGAAAAGAGCACCACAGCAGCGATGGAATACACAGGATCACTATCATCTTGGCCATACTGATCACTATATCCATGGTAAAAATGATTTGAACAG ggGATCAAACTACCTAGAATCTCCTATTGGTCACTTTGAAAGCTATGGAGCACCAAATTTTTACCAGGCTCCTAGACAACTGGTGGGTTTACCGGAGAATACTGTGATGCTTGATGAAATGACACTTCGGCACATGGTCCAAGACTGCACGGCTGTAAAAACTCAGTTACTGAAACTGAAGAGATTACTGCACCAG AATGATGAAAACGTGTCACTCCAGGACATCCCACTCTCAGTTCCATCAAGTCCAGAACCACAAGAACCTGAGTCAACTTTTAAG ATGGATGATCTGCTGAATGAGATCAGGCAGCTTAAAGATGAActgaagaaaaaggatgaaacaatCAACCAATTAGAGCATCAACTT GCCACTAGATGTAACTGCCAGAAAGACAGTCAAAAACCTACAGGGGCAACGTGCGCATATGCTGATAAATTTACGCAAACCTCCTGGAGGAGGAGTTCT
- the CCSER2 gene encoding serine-rich coiled-coil domain-containing protein 2 isoform X6 has translation MEEKNQIRTSLVSRLPKYGTKTLGSVLQPMPNGTAVSLAGNNGGKNFGKHNGTVRMSSFSFNWKKSNQYQLHDQNGKETNSKHNSNEKLIDSEKYSQGALGNDVLRVGLNNTASVASKAAKQTNMFVSSTEELNPKSLPGLSSSAKFAKGTLSGRTSYSGLSAPKSHLNGFYGNRPVVGLQRPRANSSATRTSSGESLAQSTDNSKAFSCEKMVRSQSFSHSIQNSFLPTASLTRSHSFNKAVDLTGPYHSQNLAARTSQRSTLLSRNARQLDVPNGNEPMKYGFTRPYSGMSAPCSKKPPLSNGSGSAPSFGYRLSRPSLLKPTRQRFAGNIIVDGSKSTTSDTCIVENSEISTNINRAIEKNSIIESNAQRTESDESLHESVGKHGSKVMCMSDDGDEISISSLSSSEKNDLSEDFSDDFIDIEDPNRTIQIQQKESCLQELEHGSITSIEPFSSFKGSEGSCCNADDWLDINVSVDDNSESTKHTAENVISPEMNYRAGSSFELSPSDSSDGTYMWDEEGLEPIGSVHPCGSYESSEMNSIDILNNLDSCDLEDDDLMLDVDLPEDSPHDKEECENMSRYDRQDRNARQHQEGFWKRAPQQRWNTQDHYHLGHTDHYIHGKNDLNRGSNYLESPIGHFESYGAPNFYQAPRQLVGLPENTVMLDEMTLRHMVQDCTAVKTQLLKLKRLLHQNDENVSLQDIPLSVPSSPEPQEPESTFKMDDLLNEIRQLKDELKKKDETINQLEHQLATRCNCQKDSQKPTGATCAYADKFTQTSWRRSSGGYSAPSFSPWQGSFQGIPRTVPPHRRQTSSTTAFQQPSQFHRPRPGKTNKNATYRGPQ, from the exons atggaagaaaaaaatcaaatcaggaCATCCTTGGTTTCCAGGCTACCGAAATATGGAACGAAAACTTTAGGAAGTGTTTTGCAACCTATGCCAAATGGGACAGCTGTTAGTTTAGCAGGGAATAATGGTGGCAAAAATTTCGGCAAGCACAATGGCACTGTTCGcatgtcttccttttctttcaactGGAAAAAATCAAATCAATATCAACTTCATGATCAAAATGGGAAAGAGACCAACTCTAAACATAACtctaatgaaaaattaattgattcTGAGAAGTATTCTCAAGGAGCATTGGGTAATGATGTGCTCAGGGTGGGTTTGAACAATACTGCTTCAGTtgcatcaaaagcagcaaagcaaaccaaTATGTTTGTATCTTCTACTGAGGAATTAAACCCAAAGTCTTTGCCTGGACTTTCTAGTTCAGCAAAATTCGCCAAAGGTACCCTGTCAGGAAGGACCTCATACTCTGGACTCAGTGCTCCAAAATCACATTTAAATGGGTTTTATGGAAATAGGCCAGTGGTAGGTTTGCAGAGACCTAGAGCTAATTCCAGTGCCACAAGGACAAGTTCAGGAGAAAGCCTGGCACAATCTACAGACAATAGCAAggctttttcctgtgaaaaaatgGTAAGATCACAAAGTTTTTCACATTCCATTCAGAATTCTTTCCTTCCCACTGCATCTTTAACCAGGTCACATTCCTTTAATAAAGCTGTGGATCTTACAGGGCCTTACCATAGTCAAAACCTAGCTGCCAGGACAtctcagaggtcgactttgttgTCAAGAAATGCTCGTCAGTTGGATGTACCCAATGGAAATGAACCTATGAAGTATGGATTTACCAGGCCCTACTCTGGTATGTCGGCTCCTTGTTCAAAGAAGCCCCCACTGTCAAATGGATCTGGGTCAGCCCCTTCTTTTGGATATAGATTAAGTCGGCCTTCTCTGCTGAAGCCTACCAGGCAGCGATTTGCTGGAAATATCATTGTGGATGGCAGCAAAAGTACAACTTCTGACACGTGCATTGTGGAGAACTCTGAAATTTCAACAAATATTAATAGAGCAATTGAGAAAAACAGTATTATAGAGAGCAATGCTCAAAGAACAGAATCTGATGAGAGCCTACATGAAAGTGTGGGAAAACATGGGTCAAAAGTCATGTGTATGAGTGATGATGGAGATGAAATATCTATATCTTCTTTGTCATCCTCTGAAAAAAATGATTTGAGTGAAGACTTCAGTGATGATTTCATAGATATAGAAGACCCAAACAGAACTATACAAATACAGCAAAAGGAGAGCTGCCTTCAAGAATTGGAGCATGGGAGTATAACATCGATTGAGCCGTTCAGTTCTTTCAAGGGAAGTGAAGGATCTTGCTGTAATGCTGACGACTGGCTTGATATAAACGTGTCTG TGGATGACAACAGTGAAAGCACAAAGCATACTGCCGAGAACGTGATTTCTCCGGAGATGAATTACAGAGCTGGGTCCTCTTTTGAGCTTTCCCCATCTGACAGCTCTGATGGCACGTATATGTGGGATGAAGAAGGGTTGGAACCTATTGGAAGTGTCCATCCCTGTGGAAGTTACGAATCTTCAGAAATGAACAGCATA gatATCTTGAATAATCTTGATTCATGTGATCTTGAAGATGATGATCTTATGCTTGATGTGGACCTGCCTGAGGACTCACCTCATGACAAAG AGGAGTGTGAAAATATGAGCCGTTATGATAGACAAGACAGAAATGCTAGGCAACATCAGGAAGGATTCTGGAAAAGAGCACCACAGCAGCGATGGAATACACAGGATCACTATCATCTTGGCCATACTGATCACTATATCCATGGTAAAAATGATTTGAACAG ggGATCAAACTACCTAGAATCTCCTATTGGTCACTTTGAAAGCTATGGAGCACCAAATTTTTACCAGGCTCCTAGACAACTGGTGGGTTTACCGGAGAATACTGTGATGCTTGATGAAATGACACTTCGGCACATGGTCCAAGACTGCACGGCTGTAAAAACTCAGTTACTGAAACTGAAGAGATTACTGCACCAG AATGATGAAAACGTGTCACTCCAGGACATCCCACTCTCAGTTCCATCAAGTCCAGAACCACAAGAACCTGAGTCAACTTTTAAG ATGGATGATCTGCTGAATGAGATCAGGCAGCTTAAAGATGAActgaagaaaaaggatgaaacaatCAACCAATTAGAGCATCAACTT GCCACTAGATGTAACTGCCAGAAAGACAGTCAAAAACCTACAGGGGCAACGTGCGCATATGCTGATAAATTTACGCAAACCTCCTGGAGGAGGAGTTCT
- the CCSER2 gene encoding serine-rich coiled-coil domain-containing protein 2 isoform X5, protein MEEKNQIRTSLVSRLPKYGTKTLGSVLQPMPNGTAVSLAGNNGGKNFGKHNGTVRMSSFSFNWKKSNQYQLHDQNGKETNSKHNSNEKLIDSEKYSQGALGNDVLRVGLNNTASVASKAAKQTNMFVSSTEELNPKSLPGLSSSAKFAKGTLSGRTSYSGLSAPKSHLNGFYGNRPVVGLQRPRANSSATRTSSGESLAQSTDNSKAFSCEKMVRSQSFSHSIQNSFLPTASLTRSHSFNKAVDLTGPYHSQNLAARTSQRSTLLSRNARQLDVPNGNEPMKYGFTRPYSGMSAPCSKKPPLSNGSGSAPSFGYRLSRPSLLKPTRQRFAGNIIVDGSKSTTSDTCIVENSEISTNINRAIEKNSIIESNAQRTESDESLHESVGKHGSKVMCMSDDGDEISISSLSSSEKNDLSEDFSDDFIDIEDPNRTIQIQQKESCLQELEHGSITSIEPFSSFKGSEGSCCNADDWLDINVSVDDNSESTKHTAENVISPEMNYRAGSSFELSPSDSSDGTYMWDEEGLEPIGSVHPCGSYESSEMNSIDILNNLDSCDLEDDDLMLDVDLPEDSPHDKEECENMSRYDRQDRNARQHQEGFWKRAPQQRWNTQDHYHLGHTDHYIHGKNDLNRGSNYLESPIGHFESYGAPNFYQAPRQLVGLPENTVMLDEMTLRHMVQDCTAVKTQLLKLKRLLHQNDENVSLQDIPLSVPSSPEPQEPESTFKMDDLLNEIRQLKDELKKKDETINQLEHQLATRCNCQKDSQKPTGATCAYADKFTQTSWRRSSGGYSAPSFSPWQGSFQGIPRTVPPHRRQRVEKLVHYFCDKACLKYYSLPAAFPVPQTSPREN, encoded by the exons atggaagaaaaaaatcaaatcaggaCATCCTTGGTTTCCAGGCTACCGAAATATGGAACGAAAACTTTAGGAAGTGTTTTGCAACCTATGCCAAATGGGACAGCTGTTAGTTTAGCAGGGAATAATGGTGGCAAAAATTTCGGCAAGCACAATGGCACTGTTCGcatgtcttccttttctttcaactGGAAAAAATCAAATCAATATCAACTTCATGATCAAAATGGGAAAGAGACCAACTCTAAACATAACtctaatgaaaaattaattgattcTGAGAAGTATTCTCAAGGAGCATTGGGTAATGATGTGCTCAGGGTGGGTTTGAACAATACTGCTTCAGTtgcatcaaaagcagcaaagcaaaccaaTATGTTTGTATCTTCTACTGAGGAATTAAACCCAAAGTCTTTGCCTGGACTTTCTAGTTCAGCAAAATTCGCCAAAGGTACCCTGTCAGGAAGGACCTCATACTCTGGACTCAGTGCTCCAAAATCACATTTAAATGGGTTTTATGGAAATAGGCCAGTGGTAGGTTTGCAGAGACCTAGAGCTAATTCCAGTGCCACAAGGACAAGTTCAGGAGAAAGCCTGGCACAATCTACAGACAATAGCAAggctttttcctgtgaaaaaatgGTAAGATCACAAAGTTTTTCACATTCCATTCAGAATTCTTTCCTTCCCACTGCATCTTTAACCAGGTCACATTCCTTTAATAAAGCTGTGGATCTTACAGGGCCTTACCATAGTCAAAACCTAGCTGCCAGGACAtctcagaggtcgactttgttgTCAAGAAATGCTCGTCAGTTGGATGTACCCAATGGAAATGAACCTATGAAGTATGGATTTACCAGGCCCTACTCTGGTATGTCGGCTCCTTGTTCAAAGAAGCCCCCACTGTCAAATGGATCTGGGTCAGCCCCTTCTTTTGGATATAGATTAAGTCGGCCTTCTCTGCTGAAGCCTACCAGGCAGCGATTTGCTGGAAATATCATTGTGGATGGCAGCAAAAGTACAACTTCTGACACGTGCATTGTGGAGAACTCTGAAATTTCAACAAATATTAATAGAGCAATTGAGAAAAACAGTATTATAGAGAGCAATGCTCAAAGAACAGAATCTGATGAGAGCCTACATGAAAGTGTGGGAAAACATGGGTCAAAAGTCATGTGTATGAGTGATGATGGAGATGAAATATCTATATCTTCTTTGTCATCCTCTGAAAAAAATGATTTGAGTGAAGACTTCAGTGATGATTTCATAGATATAGAAGACCCAAACAGAACTATACAAATACAGCAAAAGGAGAGCTGCCTTCAAGAATTGGAGCATGGGAGTATAACATCGATTGAGCCGTTCAGTTCTTTCAAGGGAAGTGAAGGATCTTGCTGTAATGCTGACGACTGGCTTGATATAAACGTGTCTG TGGATGACAACAGTGAAAGCACAAAGCATACTGCCGAGAACGTGATTTCTCCGGAGATGAATTACAGAGCTGGGTCCTCTTTTGAGCTTTCCCCATCTGACAGCTCTGATGGCACGTATATGTGGGATGAAGAAGGGTTGGAACCTATTGGAAGTGTCCATCCCTGTGGAAGTTACGAATCTTCAGAAATGAACAGCATA gatATCTTGAATAATCTTGATTCATGTGATCTTGAAGATGATGATCTTATGCTTGATGTGGACCTGCCTGAGGACTCACCTCATGACAAAG AGGAGTGTGAAAATATGAGCCGTTATGATAGACAAGACAGAAATGCTAGGCAACATCAGGAAGGATTCTGGAAAAGAGCACCACAGCAGCGATGGAATACACAGGATCACTATCATCTTGGCCATACTGATCACTATATCCATGGTAAAAATGATTTGAACAG ggGATCAAACTACCTAGAATCTCCTATTGGTCACTTTGAAAGCTATGGAGCACCAAATTTTTACCAGGCTCCTAGACAACTGGTGGGTTTACCGGAGAATACTGTGATGCTTGATGAAATGACACTTCGGCACATGGTCCAAGACTGCACGGCTGTAAAAACTCAGTTACTGAAACTGAAGAGATTACTGCACCAG AATGATGAAAACGTGTCACTCCAGGACATCCCACTCTCAGTTCCATCAAGTCCAGAACCACAAGAACCTGAGTCAACTTTTAAG ATGGATGATCTGCTGAATGAGATCAGGCAGCTTAAAGATGAActgaagaaaaaggatgaaacaatCAACCAATTAGAGCATCAACTT GCCACTAGATGTAACTGCCAGAAAGACAGTCAAAAACCTACAGGGGCAACGTGCGCATATGCTGATAAATTTACGCAAACCTCCTGGAGGAGGAGTTCT